The proteins below come from a single Eucalyptus grandis isolate ANBG69807.140 chromosome 3, ASM1654582v1, whole genome shotgun sequence genomic window:
- the LOC104415256 gene encoding serine carboxypeptidase-like 26, with protein sequence MASLSSINTLILLSIHLLVFLSSPLTTTCIKTPQETEQQQQQQQKQALPPEGEGVLSQDSESDRVINLPGQPSTPSISHFSGYITVNEAHGRALFYWFFEAQSQPSQRPLLLWFNGGPGCSSVGYGAAVELGPLRVDTNGTGLLYNKHAWNQEANLLFVESPVGVGFSYTDTSSDLSMLDDAFVAEDAYSFLVNWLQKFPQFKTHDCFLAGESYAGHYVPQLAELIYDRNKDTAKYTSINLKGFIVGNPETNDYYDYKAVLEYAWSHAVISDQLYHKCKRACNFTVSDWSDECNEGMNTVFTTYQQEIDIYNIYAPTCLLNSSSASSSLSHRSEKPLRAVNGYSSRKMRIPGGYDPCFTQYVEMYLNRQDVQSSLHVRTVNSNTISWKACNQSLGNTYSYSVFSVLPIYTKLIKGGLKIWVYSGDADGRVPVIGSRYCVEALGLSIKSPWRSWYHDHQVAGGWWNMREDWH encoded by the exons ATGGCATCGCTATCCTCAATCAACACCCTCATTCTATTGTCCATCCACCTCCTAGTCTTCCTGAGCAGCCCCTTGACCACCACCTGCATCAAAACACCCCAAGAAacagagcagcagcagcagcaacagcagaaGCAGGCACTCCCACCGGAAGGGGAAGGGGTATTATCTCAGGACTCAGAATCAGACAGGGTCATAAATCTCCCAGGGCAGCCCTCAACCCCCTCCATCTCTCACTTCTCAGGCTATATCACAGTAAATGAGGCCCATGGGAGGGCCCTCTTCTACTGGTTCTTTGAGGCCCAGTCTCAACCTTCACAGAGACCTCTTCTTCTCTGGTTCAATGGAG GGCCTGGTTGTTCATCGGTTGGGTACGGCGCTGCCGTCGAATTGGGGCCCCTCAGAGTAGACACCAACGGGACTGGCCTTCTCTACAACAAACATGCTTGGAATCAag AAGCGAATCTGCTGTTCGTGGAGTCGCCAGTTGGAGTCGGGTTCTCTTACACCGACACATCTTCTGATCTGTCCATGCTGGATGATGCCTTTGTTG CTGAAGATGCATACAGCTTCTTAGTGAATTGGCTTCAAAAGTTCCCACAGTTCAAGACCCATGATTGCTTCCTTGCTGGAGAAAGCTAtgcag GTCACTATGTTCCTCAGCTAGCTGAGCTGATCTATGACAGGAATAAAGACACGGCTAAGTACACATCAATCAACCTTAAAGGCTTCATT GTAGGGAATCCAGAAACGAATGACTACTATGACTACAAGGCCGTGCTCGAGTATGCATGGAGCCACGCTGTGATCTCGGACCAACTCTACCACAAATGCAAGCGAGCCTGCAATTTCACAGTCTCCGACTGGTCTGACGAGTGCAACGAGGGCATGAACACCGTGTTCACGACCTACCAGCAAGAGATCGACATCTACAACATCTACGCCCCGACATGTCTCCTCAACTCCTCCTCAGCATCTTCTTCTCTGTCTCACAGAAGTGAAAAGCCACTTCGAGCC GTGAATGGATACAGTTCGAGGAAGATGAGAATCCCAGGAGGGTATGATCCATGTTTCACTCAGTATGTAGAGATGTACCTCAACAGACAAGACGTTCAATCTTCTCTCCACGTGAGGACAGTCAACTCCAACACCATCAGCTGGAAGGCGTGCAA TCAATCCCTGGGAAATACGTATAGCTACTCGGTCTTCTCAGTACTGCCAATCTACACCAAGCTCATCAAGGGTGGGCTCAAGATATGGGTGTACAG CGGCGACGCGGATGGGAGAGTGCCGGTGATCGGGTCGAGGTACTGCGTAGAAGCTCTCGGGCTGTCTATTAAATCGCCATGGCGCTCGTGGTACCATGATCATCAG gtTGCGGGAGGATGGTGGAATATGAGGGAGGATTGGCACTAG